One Longimicrobiaceae bacterium genomic window, CGCTGCGCGCGGCCTGCGCCTGCACGGGATCGAGCCGGAACGGCTGGACGCTGTCGCCGGCCGAGGCCGAGGGCGCGGGGTCGGACTCGATGTGCAGCGACCGCGTCTCGCCCGCGGCCAGTGCGATGGGCGGCGAATCGACCGGGTCGTAGCCGGTGCGCTGCGCCCGCAGCACGTACGACCCCGCGCCGGGCGCCTGGAGGAAGAAGCGCCCCTCCGCGTCCGACACTGCGCGGCCCAGCACCGTGCCCTGCGCGTCGAGCAGCAGGAGCGTGGTGCCCGCCACCGGCCTGCCGTCGGGGTCCGCCAGGGCGCCGCGGATGGTCTGCGCCTTCAGCGGCGCCGCGGCCAGCAGCCCCACCATCAGCAGCAGCGCGGGCAGGCGGAGCGGGCGAGCGAGCATGGTGCCTCCGGAGTTTCGGGAGATGTGCAGCCAGGTAGATGCACTGCCGGCGCCGACGCACGAAGAACAACGCCCGGCCCGCACGCCTTCTGACCCGCCCCTGCCCTCTCGGATGCGACGCCGTTCGAGCGCATCGCATCCACCTCAACGGCCGGGCGCGCTCCGCACCAGCACGTGCCCCGCTGGATGCGCGGCTTGTCATCGACCCGAACTACGTCCGCGACCAGGACGAAACCGCATCCCCATCGACCGACCGACGCCGTTCATCTACCGCGCCACGCATCTACCGCACGTGCTGTTGGACCGTCCAACGCGGAGTCGGGATTCGTGATGCGATGTCGGCCATCCCCCGCTATTGCGGTCGGGTAGATG contains:
- a CDS encoding carboxypeptidase-like regulatory domain-containing protein gives rise to the protein MLARPLRLPALLLMVGLLAAAPLKAQTIRGALADPDGRPVAGTTLLLLDAQGTVLGRAVSDAEGRFFLQAPGAGSYVLRAQRTGYDPVDSPPIALAAGETRSLHIESDPAPSASAGDSVQPFRLDPVQAQAARSGFQERVRGHGSGTILTRADIERIRPGRTLDIFRHVPGMEVAQGTVRLSGRPELTNRGMSLGRRPAAADTTRGLPGAGGSSSPSPSNPENPGQATSWDYGDGHSNGCAPAVWVDGLRW